The following coding sequences are from one Dermacentor andersoni chromosome 5, qqDerAnde1_hic_scaffold, whole genome shotgun sequence window:
- the LOC140218531 gene encoding tigger transposable element-derived protein 4-like, translating into MASDLALQLRHAEFKCSNGWFSSLQERNNLSFVTVCGESGSANKRVIDAWKEHTLAPLLSEYGTDDVYNLDKAVLFYKMLQTFAVKDTAVKGQKQAHGVIPHLKVVRMVFLPPNTTSFSQPMDQGVIKQTRKIYRHHLLERMLLCFDNGKEYSIDLLGATCVIVYAWRDDSFCGVTACLASVLPMDRDMFDRVPVTLLFRSSSGV; encoded by the exons ATGGCCAGCGACTTGGCTCTACAACTTCGGCACGCagagttcaagtgtagcaatggatggttcagcaGTCTTCAAGAGCGCAATAATTTGAGCTTCGTAACAGTCTGTGgcgagagcggcagcgcaaaCAAGAGGGTCATCGACGCCTGGAAGGAACACACGTTGGCTCCATTGCTTAGCGAGTACGGTACAGACGATGTGTACAACCTTGACAAGGCAGTCCTTTTTTACAAGATGCTGCAAACGTTTGCAGTGAAGGACACCGCGGTCAAGGGTCAAAAGCAAG CGCACGGCGTCATCCCACACCTGAAAGTTGTCcggatggtatttcttcctccgaacacCACGTCGTTctcgcagccaatggaccaaggcgtCATTAAACAGACAAGGAAGATTTACCGCCACCACCTGCTCGAGCGCATGCTCCTTTGCTTCGACAACGGCAAGGAGTactccatcgacctcctcgggGCCACATGTGTTATTGTGTATGCATGGAG GGATGACAGCTTCTGTGGTGTTACAGCTTGTCTGGCCTCCGTCCTCCCCATGGACCGCGACATGTTCGACAGGGTTCCTGTAACGCTTCTGTTCCGGAGTTCATCCGGCGTCTAG